Part of the Nostoc sp. ATCC 53789 genome, CTGGTTCCCAAGACCCAAATTTTTTTCTTGCAACATATACCTATTAGTTTGGTTTTCGCTTATGGCATTGATGGTCAAGATCAAATAATTTTATCAGAAAATTCTGGGGATTCGTCATACATCTGATATTTGTTTTTGCATAAGCAAAAAATCAATATCAGATGCAATCCTTATCCCCCGCTCCCTATCCCCACCTTATGAGTACATTGTTCGCGTTAGCGTCTCGCAGAGAAGGTGGGGACTTCCGCGACACGTTAAAAATCAAGGGACATCTATCTAGTAATCAAGTATTCTAGGATTAAGCACTATTTTTTGGTAAAGAATATCTGCGTTAAAAGTTGCTGTTGTTTGCCAAAATTGAAAAAAACCCCTAGTAGGTGTTAGCCAGCTAGGGGAGTTGAAGATCAAGGTGCATCTACCAATTAAGTGTTCTAGATCCAAGTAATCCGATCCGGATAAAGTTGTAAAGGCAGAAAAAGCAAAACAACACCGAATCAGAAACATTCAGGGGTGGGATGCATCTAAGTTATCAGAGGGAGCAAATCGACTTGAAACTTTCGTGTTTCAAACCAGATTTAGGAGGCGGACAGGAGAAGTTGTGACCCAGGAATTTCACATTTCCGTAACCCCAGTAGGGCAAAATGACTACTTGGTGCGGACGGAACAAGTCGCGCCTGGGGTACCATTGGCAGAAGAATTGGTGACTTGGCCTGTAGCTGATTGGTTAATAGCTGCTGGGCATTTGATGAATGACCCGTTGAAGTCGGTGTTGCAGGGAGATCCATTTACCTCTGGTGGGCACGAAAGTAATATCGCCAGAAACTCTGTTAACTTGGTGGCATTGGGTCAACAATTTTATAACGCCTTGTTTCAAGGCACTCTCAGAGATAGTTGGATTACTGCCCAAGGTATTGCCCAGAATCACCAACAAGTACTACGCTTACGCTTGGGGCTAAAGGACACTAGATTAGCTCGTCTACCTTGGGAAGTGATGCACGCAGGCGATCGCCCTCTGGCTACTGGGCCTTATGTGGCTTTTTCTCGCTTCCAAAGTGGCATTTTGGGGGGTTCTCCTTTGCGATCGCGCAATAGTTTCACAACACGAGAACAAGGTGGCGTGAAAGTATTGATGGTAATTGCTTCTCCCTCAGATCAAGTCCGCCTTGACTTACAGAAACAGGAAGCGATTAAACTGCAAGCGGAACTTCACCGTCAAACATCACGACTTGCTGAAGGTAACAATCGTTTCCCAGAAATTGAACTCACTGTTTTAGACCAACCAGGACGGGAAGAACTGACGCAAGCCCTAGAACAAGGCAGATACCAAGTTCTCCACTACTCTGGTCATAGTAACTTAGGCGGCAATGGCGGAGAAATTTATCTTGTTAGTCGCAGAACTGGCTTAACGGAAATCTTGAGTGGAGACGATCTGGCAGGTCTGCTCGTCAACAATAATATTCAAATGGCAGTGTTTAATTCCTGCTTGGGGGCGTACACAGCTGCATCCGATCCATCTGGAGATACGGGTGAACGTAATCTGGCAGAAAGTCTCGTAAAGCGCGGAATTAGAAGCGTTTTGGCTATGTCAGAACGCATTCCTGATGAAGTGGCACTGACACTCACACAATTGTTTTACCGCAACTTGAGTCAGGGATATCCTGTAGATTTGTGCGTTAGTCGGGTACGCCAAGGATTAATTTCTGCTTATGGTTCTCACCAGATGTACTGGGCATTACCGATTTTATATCTCCAGCCAGAATCTGACGGTTTTCTCAGTGAAGAAATTGAGGTATCCGAAAGTCCAGACTTGCGGGATCAGTATAATTCACCTTTAGGAATAACTTCCACGATGTACTCTGCGATGTCTACGACGGGCTACGCCAACGCAGATGATAGCGATATGCCTTTAGGAATGGAAGAAATGATTCCTGCTGGTTTGGCGCGTGACTCTTCTGGGTTGGACTGGCTGGGTGAGGATACTTGGGGCGATCTCGTTGATGAAATTGAGTATGATGACCCAAGTTATGAGGAAGATTCTGCGATCGTTTCCGATTTGTTTCGTCAGCTAGATAACCAAAAAGCTACAACTGAACCGGATCAACAAATTCTAGAAAATAATTTTCAGCAAAGCCAGATTTCAGAAGAGATGACTTCTCTGGAAGAAGAAGGAGATTTATGGGGAGAAATCCCGGCACCGCCCCCTGTAATTACTGGTAAATTGCAAGGAAATCAGCAAAATTCTGAGTTTTCCCGTAGGCATAGCCCAACCCAGGCATCGCAACCAGCCCCACCAAGACATCGTACCCAACGCCGCAAATTGTGGCCAATTGTGGGTATTGTGGGAATCAGTGCCTTAGTAGCTGCGATCGCTTTAAATTGGTGGTGGCAAAATCGATCTCAACTGGCAACTCTGCCAAACATCCCAGCAATTCCCACCGATTCTTTACCTATCCAAAAACAGCAAAATATCGATTTAGAAACAGCAAGCACTGGAATTGTCACCACTAGCGCTACGCAAAAATTGAGCCAGGGAGATTTGCAAGGTGGGTTGTTGGCTGTAGAAGAATTACTCAATCGTGGCGCACTAGCTGCGGCGGAAACTGCCCTTAAACTTGTTCCAAATAAGCAAGTTGATGATCCATCTGTCAACTTTTATAAGGGACGATTAGCTTGGCAGTCTATCGGGACTGGAGACAATAACTATAGCGTCGATGATGCCCGCCGTTACTGGGAAACTGCTGCAAAAGCTAAACCAGAATCGCTTTTGTATAATAACGCTTTAGGATTTGCCTACTACGCAGAAGGCAATCTAAATCGAGCCAATGATTCTTGGTTCAAGGCTTTGAATTTAGCTCTCAAAGAACAAAATACAGATTCAAAGACGGCAGTTCCTGAAGATGCTTTAACTTCTTATGCTGGTTTAGCTCTTGGACTGTATAAATCTGCACTTAGTCAATCTAGTGGTAAGCAGACACAGTATCTTAATGAAGCGATCAAGTTACGGCAAATGGTTCTCAACTCTGATTCAGTAAATTTCCAGGTTGATAAATTAGCTAAAAATTGGCTGTGGACAGAGAAGGCGATTGAAGATTGGCGATCGCTCCTTCAGGAGAAAGGTGAATAACAGTAATCGTAATTTGTTGTAAGGGAAAAGGGCGGTTAGAAACCGCATCTACACAGACAAAACCCACCTCCGTGGGTTCAAACCCTCAATTTTTCCTTAGTCCGCGCAGGCGGACTTTGTTTGTATAGCCGCGAATTCCATTCGCCGGGGCTTTTATTTGTTGCCTTGAAACTGCTTAATAATATTACTAATTAAAGGCAACTGTTCCAGTACCATTTTTGTTAAATCTACAAAAGATTTCTCAGAAAGGCGGTTATCTTGACGGAGTTGCAGAACGCCTATTAAGACAATAAATATTGCTGTTCCAATAATTGCTAAAGCTAGATAATGAAATGGTAGCGAACCACCAAAAAATGCAATTAGACAAAATACAACTACAAATACAAATAAATAGAACATTCCATTGCGAAAAGCAAACGGAAGTTTAATATCTTCTGACTTTGGCTTTTCTTCTTGCGGAGATTGATTAGACATAAGATTATTCTCTTTTTGAATTTGAACTTCTTTAGCGTTTATATAATAATTATCTCCGCTTCGTCTGATTTCTTCTTGCTGAATAAATTGGTGTTTGTCCATTACATCATCAATTAAGCCCAAGACATTCACCATTTTGTAGGGTTTCTTGCGACATTGAATCTGGTCTTGCTTATCGGCAATAAACTGTCGCAATTCCTCAAATAAATAAAAGTGTGGCTCTTGGTTATCTTTGCAGGTGTCGCAATTACAGGGGATTAACTTGTTGTACTTCAGTCGTGTATACGAGTCATGAATTTTATCGAGTTCATGTGTAACTATGGTCATCAAATCTCTTTTGTAACGACCTGAGACTCGAATCTTAATCTCCCGCTTGCCGTAATATTCAATCACTTCAGCCTTCGTCTGGTCTTTGCTGAGAACAACGCCGCTTTTCCAGACACATTGTTGTTCATTCATCAACTCATGCATGGCAACAATGAACTGGGTGATGATGCCCTTGGGCATGAAGTCATATTTGTAACGCAGAATCAGGTTGTTGGTTTCATCCCAGTTATATGAGGATTGATTAGCAGATAGCAGTTGCGGGGCAATATACTTTCCTTGGCTTCTAGGAATTTCGTAGCACAGCTTGAAGTTGATCATCAGGCGCAACAGTTCATCATGCATCGTGGCGTATTCGTCTTCACACCAGATGTTTGCCAAGTCAGACCGCGTGAAACTACCCAGGTTGCGAATCACCTTTTCATTATCCAGCACTTTGTAGACTGCATCAGTTCCCCACTTGGGTTTAAGGATGACAGTTTTGTTCAAAAGTGGGTCTTCTTGGAAGTGCAAGCATACTCCCAAATCGTGAAGATAACTGCTTAATTGCAACTTATCATTTCTTTGGGTAAACCCATTTTGTTGGCAGATGTTCAGATATTCATCCAAGTTGATGTAATTGTGTGCATCACTCTCCAAAGCTTCCCGGACTCTAACCCAGGTTTTTGGGAGCGGACTGCCAATATGAGGTAGGTTTTTAACGTAATGCTTAATTTGTTCTAAAGCTTGTTCTAAACCTCTGTTGGTAGCAAGGTTTGTTGGTAAAGTTTCCTTCAAATTAGTAAACTGCCCCCGTAACTCACGTTCATTGATTTCTCGGTGGCGGTTTTGCTTCTCATTTTTGATGATTAGTAGGGGACTGTTATCGCTCAACAGTTGTACTACATTCAGCCAGTAATAAAAATCCGTGTCTTCCTTACGGGTGTCTGCCACTAAAACGTAGAGGGAACGCTTAGTGAGGAAAAACTGGTGAGTAGCATGATAAATCTCTTGCCCCCCAAAGTCCCAGATGTTGACTAGAAATTCTCGCCCATTTTCCATTGGGAAACCCCACTGGATGACCTCAATTCCCTTTGTAGTCTCTTCCTCTCGAAGTTGATAATTTTGGTTTTCAATTTTCTTCGCCAGTGTTGTCTTCCCTGCTCCTCCTTCGCCGACAATTAATAACTTTGCTTCATACAGATAATCTGTGCCTTCTGCTTGCAGTTGTCGAAAATAATCTCTAATCGCCTCAATACCTTTTTGAACAATTTCTGGCGGTGGCTTTTCGATCGGGTTGTAGCTTAAATGCAGGGAAGTGAGTTGTTGCAGACTAGCGATCCCTTCTGGCAATGTTGTTAATTGGTTGCCGCTTAAATGCAGGAAAGTGAGTTGTTGCAAACGGGCGATCGCTTCTGGCAGCGTCGTTAATTGGTTGTAGCTTAAATGCAGGGAAGTGAGTTGTTGCAAACGGGCGATCGCTTCTGACAGTATCGTTAATCGGTTGCGGCTTAAATCCAGGGTGGTGAGTTGTTGCAGACTGGCGATCGCTTCTGACAGTATCGTTAATCGGTTGCGGCTTAAATCCAGGGTGGTGAGTTGTTGCAGACTGGCGATCACTTCTGGCAGCGTCTTTAATCGGTTGTAGCTTAAATCCAGGGTGGTGAGTTGTTGCAGACTGGCGATCGCTTTTGGCAGCGTCGTTAATTTGTTGTCTTTTAAGTTTAGAGAAGTGAGTTGGTGCAGGCAGGCGATCGCTTCTGGCAGTGTCATTAATCGGTTGTAGCTTACATCCAGGGTGGTAAGTTGTTGCAGACTGGCGATCGCTTCTGGCAGTGTCGTTAATTTGTTGCGGCTTAAATCCAGGGTGGTGAGTTGTTGCAAGCGGCTGATCGCTTCTGGTAGCGTCGTTATTTGGTTGTCGCTTAAATTCAAAACCTCCAACCATTCTAGTTCAAATACCTCAGCAGGAATCTCTGTTAATTTTTCCTTGTTATTTGTACCCAAATAATTGCTTAAATCTAATTCTTTTAGATGTTCATCTTCTGCTTCTCGGATTTTCTCAAGGAAATGTTCAGGCGTGTCTGCCATACTGAGCTTCACCTGTCAACGAAAGTTATATGTAATGCCCCTGATTCGCTGGGCAATCTCGCAACCACTAATATTTTGCACTAATCCCAACAACCGCCACAGGGTAAAAACCTCTGGCTGATAACGAAAGTCCTCTTAAGAGGGCTAAATTTTTTCCAGACTTGGGTTTTAGTCCCCATTGAATGGGCTTTGGCTATGAGAAAGGAAATTTGAGTTGCAGGCAAAGGTAGGTGTTAATTAAGAATGCTGCAAGATATCAAAGCAATTTACTATTCTGTGTATTACTACACGAGTGCTAATAATTTTTACTGAATCTAAAAATAATTTATCATACCCAATGGTTCAGATTTGCTTGTCAACGAGTCTTTGATACTCATTAATGAGGCTCGGAACTCCGTTAATGAGTCTTTGATACTCGCGGACGAGTCTTTGATACTCGTGGACGAGTCTTTGATACTCGCGGATGAGTCTTTGATACTCGCAGATGAGTCTTTAATACTCGCTGACGAGTCTTTGATACTCGCGGGCGAGTGTTTGATACTCGCTGACGAGTCTTTGATACTCGCGGATGAGTCTTTGATACTCGTGAATGAGTCTTTGATACTCGCGGACGAGTCTTTGATGGTTCTTTTACTTCTTTAGCCGTTTTTTACGCGACTTCTCCAGCCCGAAAAATCTGTTCAGCAGTTAAATTAAACTCTGGAAATGCTAGCGACTGAATGCGATCGCTTCCCCTAAATTGCCTAACTTGATACTCACCTTCAATTAATTGGTAAATCGAAATAGTTGGTTGTTTAGGATTGCCAATAAAGTTTCTACCACCTAAACCTAGATAATCTACAATCCAATATTCAGGTATTCCGACCTCTTCGTATTTACCTGCTTTGGTAAAATAGTCGTCTCGCCAGTTGGTACTTACCACTTCAATTACTAAAGGAATTGATGCCGCTTGGCTTACAGTAGATTCTTTTTTCCACAGAGGTTCATTGACTAAATTAGAGTTATTCAACAACAGTACATCTGGTGAGTAAGCTGCTTCGCTCTGATTCGGTTTAATGAAAGCTGTTTTGGGAATGAAATAAGGTAGTTTTAAACGTTTGTATTCTGTAACTATTTCCCCAACTAAAAATCCAACAATTTGTTCATGTTCACCTGTGGGAGGAGCCATTTCAACAATTACTCCGTCATGAAGTTCATAGCGTCGTTGTGAGTTTTCTGGATACCAAGCAATAAATTCATCAAATGTTACTTGTTTGGTTAAGGATTGAGTCATACTTTGCCCTTTGTTAATTTAAAATGAAAAGCAGAGTCTCCTGAATTGCGTTACTTGTCAAATCCAGGAAACGAAAAATTATATAATTTCCTGGAAGTAAAAATGGAAACAAAAAAATTGCGATCGCATATTGGCACAGATGGGATATTGCACATTCAGACACCTACTGATTATAAAGATACATCTGTAGAAGTAGTGGTAGTTGTGCAGCCGTTAGATAAAACAGACCTTGCACCATGCGATGACACTGTACTGCAATATAACGCTTGGGGAAAGGCGACGACAAAAAAATCGATTCAAGAAGCAATTGCCAAAATGCAACAACTGCGGCGAGAAGTAGCTTTAGATAAAACCTCAATCCGCGAAATGCTTGAAGAGGGACGAAGATTTTAATGCAGTTTGTTTTGGATTGTTCTGTAGCAATTAGCTGGTGTTTGGTGGATGAAAACAATGGTTATGCTAATGACATACTCGCAATGATGCCTGATTCTGAAGCTTTTGTACCAGGAATTTGGTCGTTGGAAATTGCTAATACCCTTGTCGTGGCTGAACGACGTAACCGTATGACTAAGAAACAATCTGAGCAAGCTATTGCTTTGTTACAGTCACTATTAATTCAGGTTGACTTATTTACGGATGCAAAGGCGTTGGATGCAACCTTGAACCTAGCACGACAGGAAGCTTTAGCATCTTATGACGCAGCTTATTTAGAATTGGCGCTGCGGTTACAATTGCCGTTAGCAACTCTTGATATTCGGTTAGCAGAGGCGGCGACTCGTTGCTGTGTGGGGTTAGTAGTTGTTAACGAGGAAACATGAAATCAAGGCTGAGTTTAAGGCGTTTGTCACACTTTCCCATGCGAAACCAGGGAATTGCGTTCCCTGTGGAAGTCAGGGAACGAGAAAAACACGAAAATTTAAACTTTCGCCGCAGCAGCACTTGGTAAACTCACTTTCAATCGCTTAAACATCGCTTCTCGTGCTTGTGCAGCGAGGCTATCGTCAAAAGGTTTTAAGGTAATTTCCTGCTGATACTTTAGCCGCAATGCTGTTTGAATTAACCAATCGGCGACAAAAGGATTTTTCGGTAATAAAGGGCCGTGAGAATAAGTAGCGATCGCATTCTGATAAAATGCTCCCTCTGTACCATCTTCACCATTATTTCCCAAACCGTACACCACGCGCCCCAAAGCTTCCACTTTTCCCAGTTTGGTGCGTCCGCCGTGATTTTCAAAGCCTACCAAATATGGTGTAGTTCCAGTCATCTCTCGCAATTCTTGCGCTAGGCGTGAAGCTGTCACTTCAATTACCAAGTTACCAATACAGCGCTTAGTATTTTCACCAGGATGCACAGAAACTAAATCGAGTATTCCTAAACCATCAATCCGTTGTCCTAAGCCTGGTTCATAATAATGTCCAAGTAATTGGGGAGAACCACAAGTAAATACTCCTGGTGTTCCATTTTCGATTTTTTCGCGCATTGCGTCGGCTTTTGCACCTTGCAAATCACGCATGACAATTTCTTGCTGACGATCTTGTGCGCCACCACCAACTATGACATCTACAGTTTTAATATCTGCGGCTGTGGCATTTTGATCTAGGGGTAACACTTTAACATCGTATCCCCGCCACTCGGCGCGACGTTCTATAGTAATTACATTACCACGATCGCCATAAGTACTCATCAGCGTCGGGTACAACCAACCTATTGTTAATTCTAAATTTTGAGAACTCATAAATTTTGGGAATGGGGAATTGGGAATTGGGAATAAGACGATCACAAATGACCAATGACGAATGACAAATGACAAATTTAAAGAATTTTACGCCCAGTGAGAACTTCTCGCACTTCTAGCATGGCTGAGTAGGTTGGTAGAATGTGCAGAGTTTCATTGTCTGGTGTATGCTCTAATGCAGTTGCGATCGCTTGTCGCAAATCTTCTTCGACAATTAAATTTAAGTTACTGTCATGGGACTTTTGGCTGTAACGTAGACGTAGTGCCATATCGTAGACGCGATCGCCACTCACTACTAAAGTCCCGCCGCGTTCGACTAATTTCTCGGTATCTACGTCCCAAATCCAGGATACATCAGTGCCATCGGGTGTGCGATCGTTCAATACCAATAGTGTGGTTTTATCTGTGCTTTGAGTGACTACGCGAATGGTTTCATTCGTTCCTACGGGATTTTTTGATAATAATATCCGCACTCGTTTACCGTTAATTACTAAATCTTCTGCACGACCAAAGGCAGCTTGGAAGGTATTAATAGTATCTCTGATTGTTACTTCATCAACTCCTAACTCAATAGCCGCAGTAGCAGCAGCTAAAGTATTATATTTGTTGTACAAACCAACTAGAATTTGCGACCATTCACTACTTTCTAAAGTCGGTTTACTTTTAGTAAAACCACACTTTGGACAAGTAAAATCTCCCAAATGAGATAAATAGACACCCTTGTAATCTAGAGAATGTCCACATTTTGGGCAATAGATAGAATCAACAGCGTGAGGAATCGCTTCTAAATAATGTTCTGGTTCATTTAAGCCAAAGAATAACACTCGTTGCGGTAACTGCTGACCAAGGTTAGATAAAGTTGGGTCATCAGCATTGGGAATTACCACCGTTTCTGTTGGTAGGGTGGAAATAACTTTTGTCCAACGTTTACTAATTGTATCTACTTCGCCGTACCTATCAAGCTGGTCGCGGAACAAGTTTAAACAGAGAATAATTCGCGGCTGGAGTGGCTTTAATACTCTTGGGACAATATTCTCATCCACTTCTAAAATGGCGTAATCAGTATTTAGCGTACCTAGTAAGTTGGTGCTTTCTAACAGCGCCGTCATCAAGCCATTTTCCAGATTTGCACCTGTAGAATTATGAGTGACGCGAAAACCCTTGCGTTCTAGGATTGTGCATAAAAGCAGGGCTGTAGTGGTTTTGCCGTTAGTACCAGCAATTAAAATCACTCCATTTTTAACTTGCTGACTCAATAATTCTAAAAGTCGGGGTTCAATGCGACGAGCAATCGAGCCTGGTAATACACTAGCAGCACCCAGACGGAGCGATCGCACTATAAACGTCACACTTTTTGCCACTGACACCGCGAAACCCAATCGCAGCCTATCTATGAATTGAATTTTGTTTCCCACATCTGTACCCTAGTCTTCTGGCGTTGCTAATTGAAAGTATTTAATTGCAAATTTAATATGCGTGAGTTTAGCGAATCCTGACTGAAAAAGCCAGCCTCTTGATTTTGGGGCAGGGGAAGCAGGGGAGGCAGGGGAGAGTTAAAATCTAGTTCATCCACCTCAGAACTCCGTTCATCCACCTCAGAACTCCGTTCATCCACCTCAGAACTCCGTTCATCCACCTCAGAACTCCGTTCATCCACTTCAGAACTCCGTTCATCCACTTCAGAACTCCGTTCATCCACCTCAGAACTCCGTTCATCCACATCGGAACTCCGTTCATCCACATCGGAACTCCGTTCATCCATATCAGAACTCCGTTCATCCACCTCGGAACTCCGTTCAACTCTATCATCCACTTAAAAGAGATAATCTCAGTAGACGTTATCTTAAAAAATAGTGTGTGGGCGTAATTACATATCCAGCCCAGTTTTTCGAATTCAGTACAAACTCACGACAAGTAGTAGCTTGCAAGGTTCCTTTTGATGAATAGCACAAGATTTCTTTTTTTACATAAACAAATTACTAGCTGGCAAAGGTGGTTGTCGAAATGCCTGTTGTTGCTTGTAAGTCTTTTCATTATAAGTACGCAACCTGCTTATGCTGGTCTCGATAATGATTTATATGATGGCAACATCTTCGTTGTTTATGCTGGCAACGGTTCATTAGTTCCTCCCAGACAGACACTCGCACAAACTTTAGCGGAACATAAACCGATATTTTTGGCTTTTTATTTGGATGACAGCAGCGATTCTAAAAGATATGCCATTTCTATCTCACGGGTACAGGAGTTCTACGGTCGGGTAGCAGAGATTATGCCGATTAATGTAGATACTATCCCGTCTAAAGAAACCTACGACCCTACAGAACCAGGATATTACTATTCTGGGTCTGTTCCTCAAGTCGTAGTATTTAATAAAGCAGGTGAGGTAGTTTTGGATAAAAAAGGTCAAGTACCTTTTGAAGAAATAGACGATCAATTTCGCAAAATCTTTGATTTATTACCACGTACTGAAACAGCACAGCTAAAGCGACGAGCTTTTAATGAGTTCAGTAGTGAGTTAGCTAGATAAGTTATAGGGTAGACCAAATTGGTCTGCCCTAGTTTTTCGTGCTATCTGTTACTACATTTCTGCTGATGTCAAAGCATAATATTGAAATATCTGTGTTAACCATTTAGAAAAGTAATCTCTAGTCCCGTATTGAGTGTATTCTGATGTCAAAGGTTTACACCACCCAGGAGCTAATTCAAGTTTTGGCAGCCGAACGCCAAGCTTGCCTCAACGGAAAACGCCTAAAGTTAGAAATAACGGTCTCTGGCAATCCTGTAATTGACCAGTTTATTAGGACTGATGGGCTGCAACAATTCACAGCTTATCAAGATTTCAAAGCTGCAATTCACGACTATCAAAAAGAAAATCAAGTTTCAGGTATTATCTGGCGGGAGGTGACAGTTAAAGGTAAAAACTTGAGCTATCCCGAAGTAAATACTGATTTAATAGCTCTTGCTAGTGACTTAGAGATATTAAAATCTGCTAAAAATTCCATTTTGGAATTTTGGTATGAAGTCTCTATGGGGATGGATTTATATTTGAGTTTCAATAATAGTAAACAATACCAACAAATTCTCACATCTGATGTAGAAAGAATTGTTCAAAGAACAGAGTGGGCAAGTTTGTGCAAGTGGGAAAATTCAAGTTTTTTGGAAATGATTTTGCAGCTAGGATGGGGTAAACCAGAAGAAGCTTACTATAAACGAGGAAGACCGGGATCGGGTAGTGAATATATCCATGCAGTCAATCCTGGTAATCGCCCCATTGGTTGAGGAAAGGGGCAGGAGGCAGGAGGCAGGGGAGAAAGATACTGGAATTTGCTCTTTTTCCTATTATTTGAACAATCCCTCCTATCGGCTTCAGGGTTGATTCTGCCCGATGAGATTGACGATCGCTGTGGCTAATTCAGCTGGATCTACGGGTTTAGGTAGGTGTTTTTGGAATCCTGCTGCCATTGCTTGGTTGTAGTTGATTTCTCCAGCATAAGCTGTCAGTGCGATCGCCGGAATTTGCCCGCCTTGCTCTGGCGGTAATTTTCTCACCTCGCGCAGCAGCATATAGCCATCCATTAAGGGCATTCCAATATCGCTTAAGAGGATATCTGGCTTTGATTGCATTAATATTTCCAGGGCTTCGGCTGCTGATTCAACTGCGGTTACAGTCGCGCCATATTGTTCTAGCGCAAAGCTAAAAAACTCTCGCACGTCAGCTTGATCGTCCACAAGCAGGATTTGCACCCCAGCCAGTAATGTATCGTCAGTACTTAGTTCTGTTTGAGAAGCTTCATCGCTGCTGAGTCGCAACTCAGAATTTTTCAGCAAAGGTAGTCTGACTGTAAAAGTAGCGCCTTGTCCTTCTCCCAGACTCTCTGCCTGAACTGTACCACCGTGAAGTTCTACTAAATGACGCACAATTGCCAGCCCTAATCCAAGTCCCCCAAATACTCTGGTTGTCTTAGCATCTGCTTGCCGGAAGTAATCAAAGACGTAGGGCAAAAATTCTGGGATGATTCCTTTACCTGTATCAATCACCTGAATTTGAGCATCTAAGCCAACTTGCTCTAGACGCACTTCTACTCGTCCTTCTGTGGGTGTGAATTTAACGGCATTGGAGAGGAGATTCCACATTACTTGTTGCAAGCGATCGCTATCGCCGAGAACTTTGCCGATATCATTACTTAAAACCGTTTGAATTTGAATCGACTTGGCTTCTGCTGCTAAACGCACCGTTTCTAATGCACCTGCGATCGCTATTTTCAAATCCACTGCATAAAGATTTAACCTGACTTTACCTTGTAAAATCCGCGAAACATCAAGTAAATCTCCAATCAATTGAGTTTGTAACTTGGCATTCCGCTCGATTGTTTCCAATGCCCGAATTTTAGTAGCTTCGTCGAAGTTGCGGGTTCTGAGTAATTTTGCCCACCCTAAAATCGGATTCAAGGGAGTTCGGAGTTCATGGGAAAGGACAGCGAGAAATT contains:
- a CDS encoding Mur ligase family protein; the protein is MGNKIQFIDRLRLGFAVSVAKSVTFIVRSLRLGAASVLPGSIARRIEPRLLELLSQQVKNGVILIAGTNGKTTTALLLCTILERKGFRVTHNSTGANLENGLMTALLESTNLLGTLNTDYAILEVDENIVPRVLKPLQPRIILCLNLFRDQLDRYGEVDTISKRWTKVISTLPTETVVIPNADDPTLSNLGQQLPQRVLFFGLNEPEHYLEAIPHAVDSIYCPKCGHSLDYKGVYLSHLGDFTCPKCGFTKSKPTLESSEWSQILVGLYNKYNTLAAATAAIELGVDEVTIRDTINTFQAAFGRAEDLVINGKRVRILLSKNPVGTNETIRVVTQSTDKTTLLVLNDRTPDGTDVSWIWDVDTEKLVERGGTLVVSGDRVYDMALRLRYSQKSHDSNLNLIVEEDLRQAIATALEHTPDNETLHILPTYSAMLEVREVLTGRKIL
- a CDS encoding thylakoid membrane photosystem I accumulation factor — translated: MNSTRFLFLHKQITSWQRWLSKCLLLLVSLFIISTQPAYAGLDNDLYDGNIFVVYAGNGSLVPPRQTLAQTLAEHKPIFLAFYLDDSSDSKRYAISISRVQEFYGRVAEIMPINVDTIPSKETYDPTEPGYYYSGSVPQVVVFNKAGEVVLDKKGQVPFEEIDDQFRKIFDLLPRTETAQLKRRAFNEFSSELAR